The sequence below is a genomic window from Variovorax paradoxus B4.
ATCGTCAGCGACGGTGGTGCGGTACTGCTCAAGCAAGTCGATGAGCGCATCGGCTTGACGCGCGCGGCGGCGCGCGTGTTCGCTGACGCACGGCGCAAGGCCAGCGTGCGTCACGACATTCGCAGTCTGCTCGCGCAGCGCGTGTACGGCTTGTGTTGTGGCTGGGAAAGTGTTTCGCAGCACAACACGCTGCGCCATGACCTGGCGCACCAAACGGCGGTAGGTCGTGTCGTTGAGCTGGCCTCGGCGCCGACGTTGAGCCGGTTGGAGACTTCGGCCACGAGCGAGCATGCCGCGGCGTTGCACGCTGTTTTGTTGGATCAATTCATCGCTAGCCGCATGACGACCCCCGACGAACTCGTGCTCGACATCGATGCCACGCACATCCCGCTGTACGGTGACCAGGAAGGCGCGCACTTCCACGCCCACTACGACAACTACTGCTACTTGCCGCTGTACATCTTCTGTGGGCAAGACATGCTCGCGTGCGTGCTGCGCCCGAGCTGGCGCGATCCGGCCAGCGTGCTCAGCGCGTTGATCAAGCTGATCGCGCGACGGCTGCGCCAGGCGTGGCCCGGCGTGCGGCTCGTGGTGCGCGGCGACTCCGGCTTCTGTCGCCCGAAGGCGCTGCGCCGCTTCGACGCCTGGGGCATTGACTACATCGTGGGCCTGCAGAAGAACTCCGCCTTGCTTGAACGCGTGGCCATCGCTGAACACGCGCTGGCCGAGCAGTACGAAGCCGTCGGCACGAAGCAGCGCCTGATCGGCGAGTTCCGATATGCAACGCGCAGCTGGGAGCGTGAGCGGCGCGTCATCGCGCGGCTGGAGCACGGCGCGCAAGGGCGCAATCCACGCTTCGTGGTCACGAGCCTGGAAGCGGGAGACGCCAAGTCGCTGTACGAGGACTTGTACTGCGCCCGCGGTGAGGCCGAGAACCGCATCAAGGAAGCGCAGATCGACCTGTTCGGTCGCCGCGGCAGTTGTCGCCGCTTCGCGTCCAACCAGATGCGCCTGCTGTTGGCTGCGCTGGCCTACACCTTGATGATCAACCTGCGCCGGCTGGCCCTTCAAGGCACGCAGTTGGAACGCGCGTGCACCGCCACCATCCGCGTCAAGCTGCTCAAGATCGGCGCCGCCGTGCTGCGCAATACCCGTCGCATCCGCCTGCTGCTGGCCTCGCACCACCCGCTCAAGCACGTCTTCCTCACGGCCGCTCGCGCACTGGCTCCATAGATCGCGTCGAGTGCTGTCCCCGGCACGTCGACAAACAACGGGGGTAAGGGGGCACTGCGTCTTCAGCCCCAGCAATGCGGCTGAAATCTCACTCATCGCGGTTGTATCGCGCGCTTCGCGCCCTACATTGATCAACTGCCATCGCGACACGTCACTCGCGAAATATCCAGGCTAGTTCACTTCAACCGTGTCCCAAGGAGTTGCCATGAAGACTCAGCCATTCGTTTCGCGCCGCTCGCCAAGGCTTGCCGCGCTGCTCGCGCCGACGGCACTCGCCGTGCTCGCACTGGCCTGCGGCACCGTGTCCGCCAAGACGCTGGTCTATTGCTCGGAGGGCAGCCCCGAGAATTTCTATCCGGGTGTGAACACCACCGGCACCTCGTTCGACGTGACCACGCAGGTCTACAACACCATCGTCGAGTTCGAGCGCGGCGGCACCAAGGTCGTGCCCGGCCTGGCGGAAAAATGGGACATCTCGGCCGACGGCACGCAGTACACCTTCCACCTGCGCAAGGGCGTCAAGTGGCACAGCACCAGCAAGAGCTTCAAGCCCACGCGCGACTTCAATGCCGACGACTTCATCTTCATGCTCGAGCGGCAGTGGAAGGAAAGCGATCCCTTCTTCAAGGTCACGAGCCAGAACCATTCCTACTTCAACGACATGGGCATGCCCAAGCTCCTGAAGTCGGTGGACCGCATCGACGACCTGACCGTGGAGATCACGCTCAACCAGGCCGAGGCGCCGTTTCTTGCCAACCTCGCGATGCAGTACGCGGGCATCCAGTCGAAGGAATACGCGATTGCGATGCTGAAGGCCGGCACGCCTGAGAAGGTCGACCAGGACCCGATCGGCACCGGCCCCTTCTACCTCGTGCAGTACCAGAAGGACGCGGTCATCCGCTTCAAGGCCTTCCCGCAGTACTGGGGCGGCAAGGCGAAGATCGACGACCTGGTGTTCGCGATCACGCCCGACGCCTCGGTGCGCTGGGCCAAGCTGCAGAAGGGCGAATGCCACGTCATGCCGTACCCGAACCCGGCCGACCTCGACGCGATACGCAAGGATCCGAACGTGCAGGTGCTCGAGCAGCCCGGCCTCAACGTCGGCTACCTTTCGTACAACACCACGAAGAAGCCCTTCGACGACGTGCGCGTGCGCAAGGCCATCAACATGGCGATCAACAAGAAGGCGATCATCGACGGCGTGTACCTGTCGACCGGCGTGGCCGCGAAGAACCCCATTCCGCCGACCATGTGGTCCTACAACGATGCGGTCAAGGACGATCCGTACGATCCCGAAGCCGCCAAGAAGCTGCTGGCGCAGGCCGGCTTTCCCGATGGTTTCTCGACCGACCTGTGGGCCATGCCGGTGCAGCGGCCCTACAACCCGAACGCCAAGCGCATCGCCGAGCTGATGCAGGCCGATCTCGCCAAGATCAACGTCAAGGCCGAGATCAAGAGCTTCGAGTGGGGCGAGTACCGCAAGCGCCTGCAGGCCGGCGAGCACCAGATGGGCATGCTGGGCTGGACCGGCGACAACGGCGACCCCGACAATTTCCTCTACACGCTGCTGGGCTGCGCCTCGGCCAAGTCGGCCAGCGGCAGCAACATCTCGAAGTTCTGCTACCAGCCGTACGAAGACCTCGTGCTGAAGGCCAAGAGCGCGACCAGGCAGGCCGACCGCGACGCGCTCTACAAGAAGGCGCAAGTCATCTTCAAGGAACAGGCGCCGTGGTTCACCATCGCGCATGCGGTGCAGCTGAAGCCGGTGCGCAAGGAGGTGGTCGACTTCAAGCTCAGCCCCTTCGGCCGCCACACTTTCTACGGCGTGGACATCAAGTAACCGATGAGCGCACCGGTCGCCATCGTCGCTGCCATGCACGAAGAGCTGAGCGCGCTCCTCGCGCAGATGCCGGACGAGCAGCGCGTGCGCGCCGCGGGGCGCGACTTCTGGGTCGGCCACCTGCACGGCCAGCCGGTGGTGGCCGTGCTGTCGCGCATCGGCAAGGTCGCGGCGGCGGTGACGGCCACGGTGCTGCTCGAGCGCTTCGGCGTGCGGGCGATCGTGTTCACGGGCGTCGCCGGCGGGCTCGCGCCGGGCGTGAACGTCGGCGACGTGGTGGTCGCAACGCAGCTGCTGCAGCACGACCTCGATGCCTCGCCGATCTTTCCGAAGTACGAGGTGCCGCTCATGGGCCTTTCGCGCTTCGCGGCCGATGCCGCAGTCAGCGATGCGCTGGCGGCCGTGGCCGAAGAGACGCTGCGCGATCCGGTGGCGTTGCTGGGGCAGGAGGCCGTCGATGAGTTCGGCCTCCGGTCGCCGAAGGTGCACCGGGGCTTGCTGGTGAGCGGCGATCGCTTCGTCTCGACGGCGGCCGAAAGCGATGCGTTGCGGCGCAACCTGCCCGATGCGCTTGCGGTCGAGATGGAAGGCGCGGCGGTGGCGCAGGTGTGCCACGACTACGGCGTGCCCTTTGCGGCGATGCGGACCATCTCGGACCGGGCCGACGACGCCGCGCATGGCGACTTCGCACGCTTCGTCGCCGAAGTGGCGAGCCGCTACAGCCTTGCGCTGGCGAGCGCGTGGCTGGCCACGCTGCCTTCTTGCCGCGAAACGCCCGCCGCTACTTGAGCCAGCCGCGCCGGCGGAAGTACCACATCGGCACCAGCGCGCTCGCCGCCATCAGCGCCAGCGCATATGGATAGCCCAGCGACCAGTCGAGCTCGGGCATGAGCTTGAAGTTCATGCCGTAGATGCTCGCGATCAGCGTGGGCGGCAGCAGCGCCACGCTGGCCACCGAGAAGATCTTGATGGTCTTGTTCTGGTTGATGTTGATGAAACCGACGGTCGCATCCATCAGGAAGTTGATCTTGTCGAACAGGAAGGCCGTGTGGTTGTCCAGCGATTCGATGTCGCGCAGGATCTGCCGCGCCTCCTCGAACTGCTCGGCGTTGAGCATGCGGCTGCGCATCATGAAGCTCACCGCGCGGCGCGTGTCCATCACGTTGCGCCGGATGCGGCCGTTCAAGTCTTCCTGGCGCGCGATCGCCGCCAGCACCTCGCCGGCCAGCTCGTCGCTGACGTTGCCTTCGAGCACCTTCTTGCCCGCGACCTCGAGTTCGTCGTAGATGTTCTCGAGCGTGTCGGCCGAGTATTCGGCGTCGGCGTCGAACAGCTTGAGCAGCACTTCCTTCGCGTCTTCGATGAGGCCGGGGGCGCGGCGCGCACGCATGCGCAGCAGCCGGAACACGGGCACGTCCTCGTCATGGATGGAGAACAGCACGCCGCGGCTGCGAAGCTCGGTGTTGTGCTGGTTCAGGATGAACGCAACGCGCACCGACCGCGGGTCTTCGTCGTCGTCGATCAGGAAGTCGGAGCGGATGTGCAGTTCGCCGTTGTCTTCCTCGTAGAAGCGGGCCGACTCCTCGATGTCCTCGTCCATCGCGTCTTCGGGAATCGAAAGGCCGTAGTACTGCTTGATCCAGCGCTTTTCCTCGAGCGTGGGCGATTCGAGGTCGACCCAGATCGGCTGGAACTTGGAAAGCTCCTCGAGCGCCTCGATCTCTTCCTGGACAAGGCGGCCGTTGGCGAGCGTAAAGATATTGAGCATGGGCTCACTCCCGTGAAATGGCTGAGGCGATGGGGCGAGGGGAGGGGTGCTTTCAATCCCCGGGCCCTGATGTCAGCGATCGAGGGGCGTCAGGACGCGGGAGTTGAAAGCTGCCGAGACGGTGCGGTTTCCATGATGCGGTCTCCAGTTGCAGCGAGGGGCGATTATGTCATCGGCCATGTGACGGCAAGGCCGCCGATCTGGATGGACATACAGTAAAGTTGCGGCCATGCAGACCGCTGCGCTCCCCGCTTTTCCCGCCGTCGGCACCCCCGGCACCGCCCAGGCCGAGCGCCTGGCCGCGGCACTTTCGGCGCTCAACGACGAGCAGCGCGCCGCCGTCGAGCACGGCGTCGGCACGCTGGTCGGGCGCGACGAGCGGCCGCTGCTGGTGATCGCCGGCGCGGGCTCCGGCAAGACCAGCACGCTGGCGCACCGGGTGGCGCACCTCATTGCCGGCGGCGTCGATCCGCAGCGCCTGCTGCTCTTGACCTTCTCGCGCCGCGCGGCGCAGGAAATGGAGCGCCGCGCGGGCCAGGTGCTGGCGCGCGTGCTCGGGCTCAAATCCGAAAAGCCGCCCGCGCTGCCGTGGGCCGGCACTTTCCATGGCATCGGCGCACGCCTGCTGCGCGAATACGCCGCGCACATCGGCCTGAACGACCACTTCACGATCCACGACCGCGGGGACGCCGAGGACCTGATGGGCCTGGTGCGCCACGAGCTCGGCCTGTCGTCGAGCGTGAACCGCTTTCCGCGCAAGGGCACCTGCCTTTCGATCTATTCGCGATGCGTCAACACGCGCGCGCCGCTGGCCGATGTGCTCGCCGAGGCCTTTCCGTGGTGCGCCGAGTGGGAAGCCGAACTCAAGCGCCTGTTCGGCGCCTATGTCGAGGCCAAGCAGCAGCAGAACGTGCTCGACTACGACGACCTGCTGCTCTATTGGGCCGGCATGGCGGCCGAGCCCGCGCTGGCGGCGCTGGTCGGCGCGCGCTTCGACCACGTCCTGGTCGACGAGTACCAGGACACCAACCTGCTGCAGGCCTCGATCCTGCGGGCGCTCAAGCCCGATGGCCGCGGCGTGACGGTGGTGGGCGACGACGCGCAGTCGATCTACTCGTTTCGCGGCGCAACGGTGCGTAACATCCTCGACTTTTCGTCGCAGTTCTCGCAGGCCGCGCGCGTGGTCACGCTGGAGCGCAACTACCGCTCGACCCAGCCCATTCTCGATGTCTCGAACCGGGTCATTGCGCAGGCCGCCGAGCGGCATGCCAAGACGCTCTGGACCGACAAGCCCTCCGCGGGCCGGCCGCAGCTGGTGCTGGTGCCCGACGAGGCGCAGCAGGCCGTCTGGGTGGCCGACAAGGTGCTGGCGCACCGCGAGGGCGGCCTGGCGCTCAAGTCGCAGGCGGTGCTGTTTCGCGCCGCCACGCACAGTGCGCCGCTCGAGCTGGAACTGGCGCGCCGCAACATTCCGTTCGTGAAGTACGGCGGCCTCAAGTTTCTCGAGGCCTCGCATGTGAAGGACCTGCTCGCGGTGCTGCGCTTCGCCGAGAACCCGCGCGGGCGCATGGCGGGATTCCGCGTCACGCAGCTCATCCCGGGCATCGGGCCCGCCACGGGCGCGCGGCTGCTCGATGCCATGGACCAGGCCGCCGATCCGGTGGCGGCGGTGCGCGGGTTCGTGCCGCCACCCGCCGCGCGCGCGGAGTGGGCGGTGTTTGCCGAAGCCTATGCCGCGCTGTGCGCGCCATCGCTGCCGTGGCCGGCCGATGTGGAACTGGCGGTGCGCTGGTATTTGCCGCACCTCGACCGGCTCTACGACGACCCCTCCGGCGTGCGGCGCGGCGACGTCGAGCAATTGACGCGGCTGGCGTCGGGCTATGCCTCGCGCGAGCGCTTCCTGACGGAACTCACGCTCGATCCGCCCGAAGCCACCAGCGACAGGCCGGGCCCGCCCTCGCTCGACGAGGACTACCTGATCCTGTCCACCATCCACTCGGCCAAGGGGCAGGAGTGGAATTCGGTGCACGTGCTCAACGTGGTCGACGGCTGCCTGCCGGCCGACGTGGCGCAGAGCGCGCATGAGCTCGAGGAGGAGCGGCGGCTGCTCTACGTGGCAATGACACGGGCGCGCGACCACCTGCATCTTCTGGTGCCGCAGCGCTTCTACGTGACGCAGCAGGCCGTGCGCGGCGACCGG
It includes:
- the corA gene encoding magnesium/cobalt transporter CorA, encoding MLNIFTLANGRLVQEEIEALEELSKFQPIWVDLESPTLEEKRWIKQYYGLSIPEDAMDEDIEESARFYEEDNGELHIRSDFLIDDDEDPRSVRVAFILNQHNTELRSRGVLFSIHDEDVPVFRLLRMRARRAPGLIEDAKEVLLKLFDADAEYSADTLENIYDELEVAGKKVLEGNVSDELAGEVLAAIARQEDLNGRIRRNVMDTRRAVSFMMRSRMLNAEQFEEARQILRDIESLDNHTAFLFDKINFLMDATVGFININQNKTIKIFSVASVALLPPTLIASIYGMNFKLMPELDWSLGYPYALALMAASALVPMWYFRRRGWLK
- a CDS encoding ATP-dependent helicase, giving the protein MQTAALPAFPAVGTPGTAQAERLAAALSALNDEQRAAVEHGVGTLVGRDERPLLVIAGAGSGKTSTLAHRVAHLIAGGVDPQRLLLLTFSRRAAQEMERRAGQVLARVLGLKSEKPPALPWAGTFHGIGARLLREYAAHIGLNDHFTIHDRGDAEDLMGLVRHELGLSSSVNRFPRKGTCLSIYSRCVNTRAPLADVLAEAFPWCAEWEAELKRLFGAYVEAKQQQNVLDYDDLLLYWAGMAAEPALAALVGARFDHVLVDEYQDTNLLQASILRALKPDGRGVTVVGDDAQSIYSFRGATVRNILDFSSQFSQAARVVTLERNYRSTQPILDVSNRVIAQAAERHAKTLWTDKPSAGRPQLVLVPDEAQQAVWVADKVLAHREGGLALKSQAVLFRAATHSAPLELELARRNIPFVKYGGLKFLEASHVKDLLAVLRFAENPRGRMAGFRVTQLIPGIGPATGARLLDAMDQAADPVAAVRGFVPPPAARAEWAVFAEAYAALCAPSLPWPADVELAVRWYLPHLDRLYDDPSGVRRGDVEQLTRLASGYASRERFLTELTLDPPEATSDRPGPPSLDEDYLILSTIHSAKGQEWNSVHVLNVVDGCLPADVAQSAHELEEERRLLYVAMTRARDHLHLLVPQRFYVTQQAVRGDRHLYANRTRFISERDLAGFEQQTWPPPPERPPAVPPPAAVIDLRNRMRAAWS
- a CDS encoding 5'-methylthioadenosine/adenosylhomocysteine nucleosidase, which gives rise to MSAPVAIVAAMHEELSALLAQMPDEQRVRAAGRDFWVGHLHGQPVVAVLSRIGKVAAAVTATVLLERFGVRAIVFTGVAGGLAPGVNVGDVVVATQLLQHDLDASPIFPKYEVPLMGLSRFAADAAVSDALAAVAEETLRDPVALLGQEAVDEFGLRSPKVHRGLLVSGDRFVSTAAESDALRRNLPDALAVEMEGAAVAQVCHDYGVPFAAMRTISDRADDAAHGDFARFVAEVASRYSLALASAWLATLPSCRETPAAT
- a CDS encoding ABC transporter substrate-binding protein, producing the protein MKTQPFVSRRSPRLAALLAPTALAVLALACGTVSAKTLVYCSEGSPENFYPGVNTTGTSFDVTTQVYNTIVEFERGGTKVVPGLAEKWDISADGTQYTFHLRKGVKWHSTSKSFKPTRDFNADDFIFMLERQWKESDPFFKVTSQNHSYFNDMGMPKLLKSVDRIDDLTVEITLNQAEAPFLANLAMQYAGIQSKEYAIAMLKAGTPEKVDQDPIGTGPFYLVQYQKDAVIRFKAFPQYWGGKAKIDDLVFAITPDASVRWAKLQKGECHVMPYPNPADLDAIRKDPNVQVLEQPGLNVGYLSYNTTKKPFDDVRVRKAINMAINKKAIIDGVYLSTGVAAKNPIPPTMWSYNDAVKDDPYDPEAAKKLLAQAGFPDGFSTDLWAMPVQRPYNPNAKRIAELMQADLAKINVKAEIKSFEWGEYRKRLQAGEHQMGMLGWTGDNGDPDNFLYTLLGCASAKSASGSNISKFCYQPYEDLVLKAKSATRQADRDALYKKAQVIFKEQAPWFTIAHAVQLKPVRKEVVDFKLSPFGRHTFYGVDIK
- a CDS encoding IS1380 family transposase, which encodes MPKCTDVPVRFCKVGRRVVEAAFDGGDIVSDGGAVLLKQVDERIGLTRAAARVFADARRKASVRHDIRSLLAQRVYGLCCGWESVSQHNTLRHDLAHQTAVGRVVELASAPTLSRLETSATSEHAAALHAVLLDQFIASRMTTPDELVLDIDATHIPLYGDQEGAHFHAHYDNYCYLPLYIFCGQDMLACVLRPSWRDPASVLSALIKLIARRLRQAWPGVRLVVRGDSGFCRPKALRRFDAWGIDYIVGLQKNSALLERVAIAEHALAEQYEAVGTKQRLIGEFRYATRSWERERRVIARLEHGAQGRNPRFVVTSLEAGDAKSLYEDLYCARGEAENRIKEAQIDLFGRRGSCRRFASNQMRLLLAALAYTLMINLRRLALQGTQLERACTATIRVKLLKIGAAVLRNTRRIRLLLASHHPLKHVFLTAARALAP